Proteins from one Escherichia coli genomic window:
- the murE gene encoding UDP-N-acetylmuramoyl-L-alanyl-D-glutamate--2,6-diaminopimelate ligase, producing the protein MADRNLRDLLAPWVPDAPSRALREMTLDSRVAAAGDLFVAVVGHQADGRRYIPQAIAQGVAAIIAEAKDEATDGEIREMHGVPVIYLSQLNERLSALAGRFYHEPSDNLRLVGVTGTNGKTTTTQLLAQWSQLLGETSAVMGTVGNGLLGKVIPTENTTGSAVDVQHELAGLVDQGATFCAMEVSSHGLVQHRVAALKFAASVFTNLSRDHLDYHGDMEHYEAAKWLLYSEHHCGQAIINADDEVGRRWLAKLPDAVAVSMEDHINPNCHGRWLKATEVNYHDSGATIRFSSSWGDGEIESHLMGAFNVSNLLLALATLLALGYPLAGLLKTAARLQPVCGRMEVFTATGKPTVVVDYAHTPDALEKALQAARLHCAGKLWCVFGCGGDRDKGKRPLMGAIAEEFADVAVVTDDNPRTEEPRAIINDILAGMLDAGHAKVMEGRAEAVTCAVMQAKENDVVLIAGKGHEDYQIVGNQRLDYSDRVTVARLLGVIA; encoded by the coding sequence GTGGCAGATCGTAATTTGCGCGACCTTCTTGCTCCGTGGGTGCCAGACGCACCTTCGCGAGCACTGCGAGAGATGACACTCGACAGCCGTGTGGCTGCGGCGGGCGATCTCTTTGTAGCTGTAGTAGGTCATCAGGCGGACGGGCGTCGATATATCCCGCAGGCGATAGCGCAAGGTGTGGCTGCCATTATTGCAGAGGCGAAAGATGAGGCGACCGACGGTGAAATCCGTGAAATGCACGGCGTACCAGTCATCTATCTCAGCCAGCTCAACGAGCGTTTATCTGCACTGGCGGGCCGCTTTTACCATGAACCCTCTGACAATTTACGTCTCGTGGGCGTAACGGGCACCAACGGCAAGACTACGACTACTCAGCTTCTGGCGCAGTGGAGCCAACTGCTTGGCGAAACCAGCGCGGTAATGGGGACTGTTGGTAACGGCCTGCTAGGAAAAGTGATCCCGACAGAAAATACCACCGGTTCGGCAGTCGATGTTCAGCATGAGCTGGCGGGACTGGTGGATCAGGGCGCGACTTTTTGCGCAATGGAAGTTTCCTCCCACGGACTGGTACAGCACCGTGTGGCGGCATTGAAATTTGCGGCGTCGGTCTTTACCAACTTAAGCCGCGATCACCTTGATTATCATGGTGATATGGAACACTACGAAGCCGCGAAATGGCTGCTTTATTCTGAACATCATTGCGGTCAGGCGATTATTAACGCCGACGATGAAGTGGGCCGCCGCTGGCTGGCAAAACTGCCGGACGCGGTTGCAGTATCAATGGAAGATCATATCAATCCGAACTGTCACGGACGCTGGTTGAAAGCGACTGAAGTGAACTATCACGACAGCGGTGCGACTATTCGCTTTAGCTCAAGCTGGGGCGATGGCGAAATTGAAAGCCATCTGATGGGCGCTTTTAACGTCAGCAACTTGCTGCTGGCGCTGGCGACGCTGCTGGCGCTGGGCTATCCGTTGGCTGGCCTGCTGAAAACTGCCGCACGCCTGCAGCCGGTTTGTGGACGTATGGAAGTGTTCACTGCGACAGGCAAACCGACGGTAGTGGTGGATTACGCGCATACGCCAGATGCACTGGAAAAAGCCTTACAGGCGGCGCGTTTGCACTGTGCGGGCAAGCTGTGGTGCGTCTTTGGCTGTGGTGGCGATCGTGATAAAGGTAAGCGTCCACTGATGGGAGCAATTGCTGAAGAGTTTGCTGACGTGGCGGTGGTGACGGACGATAACCCGCGTACCGAAGAGCCGCGTGCCATCATCAACGATATCCTGGCGGGAATGCTGGACGCCGGACATGCCAAAGTGATGGAAGGCCGCGCTGAAGCGGTGACTTGCGCCGTTATGCAGGCTAAAGAGAATGATGTGGTGCTGATCGCGGGCAAAGGCCATGAGGATTATCAGATTGTTGGCAACCAGCGTCTGGACTACTCCGATCGCGTCACGGTAGCGCGTCTGCTGGGGGTGATTGCATGA
- the ftsL gene encoding cell division protein FtsL: protein MISRVTEALSKVKGSMGSHERHALPGVIGDDLLRFGKLPLCLFICIILTAVTVVTTAHHTRLLTAQREQLVLERDALDIEWRNLILEENALGDHSRVERIATEKLQMQHVDPSQENIVVQK, encoded by the coding sequence ATGATCAGCAGAGTGACAGAAGCTCTAAGCAAAGTTAAAGGATCGATGGGAAGCCACGAGCGCCATGCATTGCCTGGTGTTATCGGTGACGATCTTTTGCGATTTGGGAAGCTGCCACTCTGCCTGTTCATTTGCATTATTTTGACGGCGGTGACCGTGGTAACCACGGCGCACCATACCCGTTTACTGACCGCTCAGCGCGAACAACTGGTGCTGGAGCGAGATGCTTTAGACATTGAATGGCGCAACCTGATCCTTGAAGAGAATGCGCTCGGCGACCATAGCCGGGTGGAAAGGATCGCCACGGAAAAGCTGCAAATGCAGCATGTTGATCCGTCACAAGAAAATATCGTAGTGCAAAAATAA
- the ftsI gene encoding peptidoglycan glycosyltransferase FtsI: MKAAAKTQKPKRQEEHANFISWRFALLCGCILLALAFLLGRVAWLQVISPDMLVKEGDMRSLRVQQVSTSRGMITDRSGRPLAVSVPVKAIWADPKEVHDAGGISVGDRWKALANALNIPLDQLSARINANPKGRFIYLARQVNPDMAEYIKKLKLPGIHLREESRRYYPSGEVTAHLIGFTNVDSQGIEGVEKSFDKWLTGQPGERIVRKDRYGRVIEDISSTDSQAAHNLALSIDERLQALVYRELNNAVAFNKAESGSAVLVDVNTGEVLAMANSPSYNPNNLSGTPKEAMRNRTITDVFEPGSTVKPMVVMTALQRGVVRENSVLNTVPYRINGHEIKDVARYSELTLTGVLQKSSNVGVSKLALAMPSSALVDTYSRFGLGKATNLGLVGERSGLYPQKQRWSDIERATFSFGYGLMVTPLQLARVYATIGSYGIYRPLSITKVDPPVPGERVFPESIVRTVVHMMESVALPGGGGVKAAIKGYRIAIKTGTAKKVGPDGRYINKYIAYTAGVAPASQPRFALVVVINDPQAGKYYGGAVSAPVFGAIMGGVLRTMNIEPDALTTGDKNEFVINQGEGTGGRS; encoded by the coding sequence ATGAAAGCAGCGGCGAAAACGCAGAAACCAAAACGTCAGGAAGAACATGCCAACTTTATCAGTTGGCGTTTTGCGTTGTTATGCGGCTGTATTCTCCTGGCGCTGGCTTTTCTGCTCGGACGCGTAGCGTGGTTACAAGTTATCTCCCCGGATATGCTGGTAAAAGAGGGCGACATGCGTTCTCTTCGCGTTCAGCAAGTTTCCACCTCCCGCGGCATGATTACTGACCGTTCTGGTCGCCCGTTAGCGGTGAGCGTGCCGGTAAAAGCGATTTGGGCTGACCCGAAAGAAGTGCATGACGCTGGCGGTATCAGCGTCGGTGATCGCTGGAAGGCGCTGGCTAACGCACTCAATATTCCGCTGGATCAGCTTTCAGCCCGCATTAACGCCAACCCGAAAGGGCGCTTTATTTATCTGGCGCGTCAGGTAAACCCTGACATGGCAGAGTACATCAAAAAACTGAAACTGCCGGGGATTCATCTGCGTGAAGAATCTCGACGTTATTATCCATCCGGCGAAGTGACCGCTCACCTCATCGGCTTTACTAACGTCGATAGTCAGGGGATTGAGGGCGTCGAGAAGAGTTTCGATAAATGGCTTACCGGGCAGCCGGGTGAGCGCATTGTGCGTAAAGACCGCTATGGTCGCGTAATTGAAGATATCTCTTCCACCGACAGCCAGGCGGCGCACAACCTGGCGCTGAGTATTGATGAACGCCTGCAGGCGCTGGTTTATCGCGAACTGAACAACGCGGTGGCCTTTAACAAAGCTGAATCTGGTAGCGCCGTGCTGGTGGATGTCAACACCGGTGAAGTGCTGGCGATGGCTAACAGCCCGTCATACAACCCAAACAATCTGAGTGGCACGCCGAAAGAGGCGATGCGTAACCGTACCATCACTGACGTGTTTGAACCGGGTTCAACGGTTAAACCGATGGTGGTGATGACCGCGTTGCAACGTGGCGTAGTGCGGGAAAACTCGGTACTGAATACCGTTCCTTATCGAATTAACGGCCACGAAATCAAAGACGTGGCACGCTACAGCGAATTAACCCTGACCGGGGTATTACAGAAGTCGAGTAACGTCGGTGTTTCCAAACTGGCGTTAGCGATGCCGTCCTCAGCGTTAGTAGATACTTACTCACGTTTTGGACTGGGAAAAGCGACCAATTTGGGGTTGGTCGGAGAACGCAGTGGCTTATATCCTCAAAAACAACGGTGGTCTGACATAGAGAGGGCCACCTTCTCTTTCGGCTACGGGCTAATGGTAACACCGTTACAGTTAGCGCGAGTCTACGCAACTATCGGCAGCTATGGCATTTATCGCCCGCTGTCGATTACCAAAGTTGATCCCCCGGTTCCCGGTGAACGCGTCTTCCCGGAGTCCATTGTTCGCACCGTGGTGCATATGATGGAAAGCGTGGCGCTACCGGGCGGTGGCGGCGTGAAGGCGGCGATTAAAGGCTATCGTATCGCCATTAAAACCGGTACCGCGAAAAAGGTCGGGCCGGACGGTCGCTACATCAATAAATATATTGCTTATACCGCAGGCGTTGCGCCTGCGAGTCAGCCGCGCTTCGCGCTGGTTGTTGTTATCAACGATCCGCAGGCGGGTAAATACTACGGCGGCGCCGTTTCCGCGCCGGTCTTTGGTGCCATCATGGGCGGCGTATTGCGTACCATGAACATCGAGCCGGATGCGCTGACAACGGGCGATAAAAATGAATTTGTGATTAATCAAGGCGAGGGGACAGGTGGCAGATCGTAA
- the murF gene encoding UDP-N-acetylmuramoyl-tripeptide--D-alanyl-D-alanine ligase, whose protein sequence is MISVTLSQLTDILNGELQGADITLDAVTTDTRKLTPGCLFVALKGERFDAHDFADQAKAGGAGALLVSRPLDIDLPQVIVKDTRLAFGELAAWVRQQVPARVVALTGSSGKTSVKEMTAAILSQCGNTLYTAGNLNNDIGVPMTLLRLTPEYDYAVIELGANHQGEIAWTVSLTRPEAALVNNLAAAHLEGFGSLAGVAKAKGEIFSGLPENGIAIMNADNNDWLNWQSVIGSRKVWRFSPNANNSDFTATNIHVTSHGTEFTLQTPTGSVDVLLPLPGRHNIANALAAAALSMSVGATLDAIKAGLANLKAVPGRLFPIQLAENQLLLDDSYNANVGSMTAAVQVLAEMPGYRVLVVGDMAELGAESEACHVQVGEAAKAAGIDRVLSVGKQSHAISTASGVGEHFSDKTALIARLKSLIAEQQVITILVKGSRSAAMEEVVRALQENGTC, encoded by the coding sequence ATGATTAGCGTAACCCTTAGCCAACTTACCGATATTCTCAACGGTGAACTGCAAGGTGCAGATATTACCCTTGATGCTGTAACCACTGACACGCGAAAACTGACGCCGGGCTGCCTGTTTGTTGCCCTGAAAGGCGAACGTTTCGATGCCCATGATTTTGCTGACCAGGCGAAAGCTGGCGGTGCGGGTGCACTACTGGTTAGCCGTCCGCTGGATATCGATCTGCCGCAGGTAATCGTCAAGGATACTCGTCTGGCGTTTGGTGAACTGGCTGCATGGGTTCGCCAGCAAGTTCCGGCGCGCGTGGTTGCTCTGACCGGTTCCTCCGGCAAAACCTCCGTTAAAGAGATGACGGCTGCGATTTTAAGCCAGTGTGGCAACACGCTTTATACGGCAGGCAATCTCAACAACGACATCGGTGTACCGATGACGCTGTTGCGCTTAACGCCAGAGTACGATTACGCAGTAATTGAACTTGGCGCGAACCATCAGGGCGAAATTGCCTGGACTGTGAGTCTGACTCGCCCGGAAGCGGCGCTGGTCAACAACCTGGCAGCGGCGCATCTGGAAGGTTTTGGCTCGCTTGCGGGTGTCGCGAAAGCGAAAGGTGAAATCTTTAGCGGCCTGCCGGAAAACGGTATCGCCATTATGAATGCCGACAACAACGACTGGCTGAACTGGCAGAGTGTGATTGGCTCACGCAAAGTGTGGCGCTTCTCACCGAATGCTAACAACAGCGATTTCACCGCCACCAATATTCACGTGACCTCGCACGGTACGGAATTTACCCTGCAAACCCCAACGGGTAGCGTCGATGTTCTGCTGCCGTTGCCGGGGCGTCACAATATTGCGAATGCGCTGGCAGCCGCTGCGCTCTCCATGTCCGTGGGCGCAACGCTTGATGCTATTAAAGCGGGGCTGGCAAATCTGAAAGCTGTTCCAGGCCGTCTGTTCCCCATTCAACTGGCGGAAAATCAGTTGCTGCTCGACGACTCCTACAACGCTAACGTCGGCTCCATGACCGCCGCTGTTCAGGTACTGGCTGAAATGCCGGGCTACCGTGTGCTGGTGGTGGGCGATATGGCGGAACTGGGCGCTGAAAGCGAGGCCTGCCATGTACAGGTGGGCGAAGCGGCGAAGGCGGCGGGTATTGACCGCGTGTTAAGTGTGGGTAAACAAAGCCATGCTATCAGCACCGCCAGCGGCGTTGGCGAACATTTTTCCGATAAAACTGCGCTTATCGCGCGTCTTAAATCACTGATTGCTGAGCAACAGGTAATTACGATTTTAGTTAAGGGTTCACGTAGTGCTGCCATGGAAGAGGTAGTACGCGCTTTACAGGAGAATGGGACATGTTAG